Genomic window (Candidatus Nitrospira nitrificans):
CTTTGGTAATAGCCCCGATCGGCAACACATTGGCGAGGCCGGCCAACCTGGCTCGCTCCAGGATAAACTCCGTGACGGCTTGGTTGTCATTCACCGGGTTCGTATTCGGCATGCAACAGACCGTCGTAAATCCACCGGCAACCGCCGCGGCGCTGCCGCTCTGAATCGTTTCCTTATACTCGAATCCCGGTTCCCGAAAGTGGACGTGCACGTCAACGAATCCCGGCACCACCAGCTTTCCCTGGGCTTGAATGGTCCGGCCGCCGACCGGGGCTGAAAGATTCGATCCCAGCGCGGCAATCGTATCGTTCTCAATCAGGACATCAGCGATACCGTCAAACCTACCTGGGTCGATGACGCGACCACCCTTAATCAGAATCGACACGCAACGCTCCTCTCTCCTGAATCGTCGGATTACGAATTCGCTCCGGACATGAGGTACAGGATTCCCATACGCACCGCGACGCCGTTGGCCACCTGATCGAGAATCACCGAGGACAAACTATCGGCGACATCCGGCGCGATCTCCACTCCTCGGTTGATCGGTCCCGGATGCATCACGATCGCGCCGGCGTCGGCCAAACGTACCCGTTCAGCGGTCAAGCCGTAGAGCCGTGAGTACTCCCGGATCGTCGGAAACTGCGCGCGTCCCTGCCGCTCCAGCTGCAGCCGAAGCATCATGATGACGTGCACGCCGCGCAGACCCTCATCCATGTTGTAGTAGACTTTCGCGCCCAGTTTTTCCACATGGCTCGGCATCATCGTCGGCGGTCCCACCAGGTGCACCTCGGCGCCCAGCTTGATGAGCGCATAGATGTTCGATCGGGCTACGCGGCTATGCGACACATCTCCCACGATCGCGACGCGCAGCCCATTGAAATTCATCCCTCGTTGCCGAATCGTGTAGAGATCGAGCAACGCCTGCGTCGGGTGCTCATGCCATCCGTCGCCCGCGTTGATGACGGCTGACTTGACGCCATGCGCCAGCGTTTCGGCGGCACCGGCCGAGGAGTGGCGGAGGACGATGATGTCCGCTTGCATGGCTTCGATGTTCCGGGCGGTATCGAGCAGTGTTTCTCCCTTCACCACGCTGCTGGAGGAGGGAGAAAAGTTGATCACGTCGGCACTGAGCCGCTTGGCCGCCAATTCGAAGGACGTGCGCGTTCTGGTGCTCGGCTCAAAGAAGAGATTCACGACGGTCTTGCCTCGGAGAGCCGGCACTTTTTTGATTTCTCGCCCGGTCACTTCCTTGAAGGAATCCGCCGTCTCCAGGACGAGCATGATCTCATCCACAGACAACGGCGCGAGACTCAGCAGATCTTTGCGCTTGAGGCTCATGGGATCCTCCGCTTCAGGATTTCAAGATGACCACCCGGTCATCTTCCCCATCTTCGTCCAACAGCACCTGCACCTGCTCCTCTCGGGAGGTCGGGAGATTTTTCCCGATGTAATTCGCTTTAATCGGCAGCTGCCGATGACCACGATCGACCAGCACCGCCAGCTGGATCTCCTCCGGACGTCCCAGGTCCATCAGTCCATCCATCGCCGCCCGTATCGTTCGTCCGGTGAATAAGACATCGTCGACCAGCACGACGACTTTATTCGTCATATCGAACGGCACGGAGGTTCTTCTCAAGATCGGTTGATTTTTTCGCAACGCCAAATCGTCACGGTACAAGGTAATATCCAATTCACCGATGGGAACCTGCGCCCCCTCGATGCTCTGGATGCGCTTCACAAGCCGATGCGCGAGATACACGCCACCTGTCCGTATTCCCACCAGGGCCAGATCCCTCACGCCTTTATTCCGCTCCAAAATCTCGTGCGCGATACGCATCATGGCGCGGGAGATATCCCCGGCATCCATGATCAGCTTTTCATCTTTTCGCTCGGTCGGTTTGTTCGTAGGAGTCGTCATGCTCAGGCGATCTATGCGATCAGGTTCTTGTCGAGTCCGGGCATAAAAAAACCTCCTCACAGTACCAGTGTGAGAAGGTCAATTGATCACCGGCCGTGGCCGGACCGAAATTCATGATTGGCTCCTTGCTCACCTCACTGGATGAGCGTTAAAGGTTGTGTCATCCTACTGGAAGACCAAAAACCTGTCAAGGCATTCGAAGCCGGCGCAAGGCGTTTACGAGATCACATCCGAGTTATAGTTCACGAGCCCATGATCTCACTTGCCTATGCCATAGGCGGATGACTTTTGCCTTAGGAAGAACTCAACAACCATATCCAAATGGACGGCCTCACCCACTGGCACTGCAAGATTCTCCTCCTTGGCTTCTTGCTTGCGCTATCCGCCTGCACGCAAGCGGCATTCACAGCGGCCAATCTTCCCACCCGTTTGGTCGAGATGGCCGTCGAGCATGATCAGGTATATGGCCCTGAGCCATCGCAGAAGCTCGACATCTATGTTCCTGCCGATCCCAAGAACAAGCTCATGGATGTCATCGTCTTTTTTTATGGTGGGCGCTGGACCTATGGGGCCAAGGAAGATTATCGGTTTGTCGCTGCGACATTCGTACAGGAGGGCTTTGTTGTCGTCATTCCCGATTACAGAAAGTATCCCCAGGTACGCTTTCCGGTATTCGTCGAAGACGGAGCGAAGACTCTTGCCTGGGTTTC
Coding sequences:
- a CDS encoding aspartate carbamoyltransferase catalytic subunit; this encodes MSLKRKDLLSLAPLSVDEIMLVLETADSFKEVTGREIKKVPALRGKTVVNLFFEPSTRTRTSFELAAKRLSADVINFSPSSSSVVKGETLLDTARNIEAMQADIIVLRHSSAGAAETLAHGVKSAVINAGDGWHEHPTQALLDLYTIRQRGMNFNGLRVAIVGDVSHSRVARSNIYALIKLGAEVHLVGPPTMMPSHVEKLGAKVYYNMDEGLRGVHVIMMLRLQLERQGRAQFPTIREYSRLYGLTAERVRLADAGAIVMHPGPINRGVEIAPDVADSLSSVILDQVANGVAVRMGILYLMSGANS
- the pyrR gene encoding bifunctional pyr operon transcriptional regulator/uracil phosphoribosyltransferase PyrR, whose protein sequence is MTTPTNKPTERKDEKLIMDAGDISRAMMRIAHEILERNKGVRDLALVGIRTGGVYLAHRLVKRIQSIEGAQVPIGELDITLYRDDLALRKNQPILRRTSVPFDMTNKVVVLVDDVLFTGRTIRAAMDGLMDLGRPEEIQLAVLVDRGHRQLPIKANYIGKNLPTSREEQVQVLLDEDGEDDRVVILKS